A single genomic interval of Peromyscus leucopus breed LL Stock chromosome 7, UCI_PerLeu_2.1, whole genome shotgun sequence harbors:
- the Ackr4 gene encoding atypical chemokine receptor 4 has product MALEQNQSMEYYYEENLTNDTYDYSQFESVCIKEEVRQFAKVFLPAFFTIAFIIGLAGNSIVVAIYAYYKKQRTKTDVYILNLAVADLLLLVTLPFWAVNAVHGWILGKMMCKVTSALYTVNFVSGMQFLACISIDRYWAITKAPSQSGAGRPCWVICCCVWMAAILLSIPQLVFYTVNQNAKCTPIFPPHLGTPLKASIQMLEICIGFVVPFLIMGVCYAITARTLLKMPNIKKSRPLKVLLTVVVVFIVTQLPYNIVKFCQAIDAIFLLITNCTMSKRMDVAIQVTESIALFHSCLNPVLYVFMGASFKNYITKVAKKYGSWRRQRQNVEEFPFDSEGPTEPTSSFTI; this is encoded by the coding sequence ATGGCTCTGGAGCAGAACCAGTCAATGGAATACTACTATGAGGAAAACCTAACGAATGATACTTATGACTACAGCCAGTTTGAATCCGTCTGCATCAAAGAAGAGGTCAGGCAGTTTGCAAAAGTCTTCCTCCCCGCCTTCTTCACGATAGCCTTTATTATTGGACTGGCAGGAAATTCCATAGTTGTGGCAATTTATGCCTATTACAAGAAACAGAGGACCAAGACAGATGTGTACATCCTGAATCTGGCTGTGGCAGACTTACTGCTTCTGGTCACGCTGCCCTTCTGGGCAGTTAATGCAGTTCATGGGTGGATTCTAGGGAAAATGATGTGCAAAGTAACTTCGGCCCTGTACACGGTAAACTTTGTCTCTGGGATGCAGTTCCTGGCCTGTATCAGCATTGACAGATACTGGGCAATCACGAAGGCCCCCAGCCAATCAGGAGCGGGGAGACCCTGCTGGGTCATCTGTTGCTGTGTGTGGATGGCTGCCATCTTGCTGAGCATACCCCAGCTGGTTTTTTATACTGTGAATCAGAATGCCAAGTGCACTCCCATCTTTCCCCCGCACCTAGGAACACCCCTGAAAGCATCCATTCAGATGCTGGAAATCTGCATCGGCTTTGTGGTTCCCTTCCTCATCATGGGGGTGTGCTATGCTATCACTGCCAGGACGCTCCTCAAGATGCCAAACATTAAAAAGTCTCGCCCCCTCAAGGTCCTGCTCACGGTGGTAGTAGTTTTCATTGTCACCCAGCTGCCGTACAACATCGTCAAGTTCTGCCAAGCCATAGATGCCATCTTCTTGCTGATCACCAACTGCACCATGAGCAAGCGCATGGATGTTGCCATCCAGGTCACAGAGAGCATCGCGCTCTTCCACAGCTGCCTCAACCCCGTCCTGTATGTCTTCATGGGGGCCTCTTTCAAAAACTATATCACGAAAGTGGCCAAGAAATATGGATCgtggagaagacagagacagaacgtGGAGGAATTTCCTTTTGACTCTGAGGGTCCTACAGAGCCAACCAGTTCCTTTACCATTTAA